The following proteins come from a genomic window of Rutidosis leptorrhynchoides isolate AG116_Rl617_1_P2 chromosome 10, CSIRO_AGI_Rlap_v1, whole genome shotgun sequence:
- the LOC139871019 gene encoding uncharacterized protein — protein MTEEMTVDEAFEQFMDKLRFVHQWIPDEQSRVQRFVEILRPEYRTVARLATTLSQAHMLAKVTESGIKAAKSVKTESVSQVKPVASQSSQQSKKSSRFKQKGQSSQVGLEPQDCSFKNNVCWNCHKEGHRSAECPAARKSYFGVGSGSGVRAVSAGGSSASFVGQKCKNPPQPEARAFQMSVDAATATDDAITDMFLVNSLPAHVLFDCGANCLFVSTTFCAKLNVPVSVINEPLSVEVGNDRTVPVTKFVSRITIDIEGSLFPVTCLVMPIPSFDVVLGMNWLSDHKASIKCDREVISFSVTGGKRVVARGDHGRFRCPLLSMMKAQKSLSKGCDSFLAYVIDVKKEKKVVSDIPVVSEYPEVFPDELPGLPPIREVEHKIELMPGATPVAKSPYRLAPSEIREMMSQIQELLDRGKDVSFQWGNEQETAFQTLKSLLCQAPMLALPEGFDDFVVYCDASLSGLGCVLMQRDRVLAYASRQLKPSEKNYPAHDLEMAAYIFSQKEMNIRQRRWQELIKDYDCEIRYHLGKANVVSDALSCKKFADSVQFKRIEIVSDLVDRLKIVQLEALQDEHLKSELMVKRRVELMNDSRGLKTYPTSETTSLTKLAQLYLNEIVSRHGIPLSIVSDRDYRFVSSFWNSLQENLEYGGSWDYHLPLIEFAYNNSCHSSIGMPPYEMLYGRKCQTPSCWLEAGEKQFAGPEIVHQTAEKVAIARKKLKAARDRQKMYADPR, from the exons ATGACTGAAGAAATGACAGTCGATGAAGCGTTTGAGCAGTTtatggacaagttaaggtttgtgcaTCAATGGATACCTGACGAACAATCTAGAGTTCAACGGTTTGTAGAAATTTTGCGACCTGAGTATCGCACAGTTGCAAGACTTGCTACTACTTTGTCACAAGCGCATATGTTAGCAAAGGTAACTGAAAGTGGCATTAAGGCGGCCAAAAGTGTGAAAACTGAAAGTGTGTCGCAAGTGAAACCAGTGGCAAGTCAGTCTAGCCAGCAATCAAAGAAATCAAGTCGGTTTAAGCAAAAAGGGCAATCTAGCCAGG TGGGACTTGAGCCTCAGGATTGTTCATTTAAGAATAATGTGTGTTGGAACTGTCATAAAGAGGGTCACAGATCTGCAGAGTGTCCAGCTGCAAGAAAGAGTTATTTCGGGGTAGGGTCCGGGTCAGGGGTACGTGCTGTGTCAGCTGGGGGATCATCTGCTTCCTTTGTGGGGCAGAAGTGCAAGAATCCTCCACAACCTGAAGCTAGAGCCTTTCAGATGTCAGTAGACGCTGCCACTGCTACTGACGATGCAATCACCGATATGTTCTTAGTAAATTCTTTGCCGGCTCATGTACTATTTGACTGTGGAGCAAATTGCTTGTTTGTGTCAACtacattttgtgctaagttaaatgtGCCTGTTAGTGTAATAAATGAACCCTTAAGCGTCGAAGTGGGTAACGATAGGACAGTTCCAGTTACAAAGTTTGTGTCTAGAATTACTATTGACATAGAGGGTAGTCTTTTCCCTGTGACTTGTTTAGTGATGCCTATACCAAGCTTTGATGTAGTGTTAGGCATGAATTGGCTTAGTGACCATAAGGCCAGTATTAAGTGCGATAGGGAAGTTATCTCTTTTTCGGTGACTGGTGGGAAACGAGTAGTGGCTCGTGGTGATCACGGTAGGTTCCGTTGTCCATTATTGTCGATGATGAAAGCTCAGAAATCTTTGTCTAAGGGATGTGATTCTTTCTTAGCTTATGTGATTGAtgtaaagaaggaaaagaaagtagtGTCCGATATTCCTGTGGTGTCTGAATATccagaagtgttcccagatgaattGCCAGGTTTACCGCCAATCAGGGAAGTTGAGCATAAGATCGAGTTAATGCCAGGGGCTACACCGGTTGCTAAATCTCCATATAGATTAGCTCCTTCagaaattcgtgaaatgatgtcTCAAATTCAAGAGCTGCTGGACCGCGG AAAGGATGTGTCTTTTCAGTGGGGTAATGAACAGGAAACTGCGTTTCAGACCTTGAAAAGTTTATTGTGTCAAGCACCGATGTTAGCATTACCTGAGGGAttcgacgacttcgttgtgtattgcgacgcgtcTTTATCCGGTttgggctgtgtattaatgcaaagagatcgtGTACTTGCATATGCGTCTCGACAGTTAAAACCAAGTGAAAAGAATTATCCAgcacatgatttagaaatggctgca TATATATTTTCGCAAAAAGAGATGAACAtacgtcagagacggtggcaagaattAATTAAGGATTACGACTGTGAGATCAGATATCATCTTGGCAAGGCAAACGTCGTGTCTGATGCGTTAAGTTGTAAGAAATTCGCTGACAGTGTACAATTTAAGCGAATTGAGATTGTGTCTGATTTAGTGGATCGACTAAAGATAGTTCAACTCGAAGCATTACAAGATGAACATTTGAAATCTGAGTTAATGGTGAAAAGAAGAGTAGAGTTGATGAATGATTCTCGAGGATTAAAAACTTATC CTACTAGTGAAACAACTTCGTTAACGAAATTAGCTCAGTTGTATCTGAATGAAATAGTATCGCGACATGGGATACCGTTGTCTATTGTGTCAGATAGAGATTACCGATTTGTGTCTAGTTTCTGGAACAGTCTACAAGAAAATTTAG AGTATGGTGGATCGTGGGATTATCATCTGCCATTGATCGAATTTGCTTATAACAACTCCTGTCATTCAAGCATTGGCATGcctccgtatgaaatgttgtatggtagaaagtgtcaaACTCCATCGTGTTGGTTGGAGGCAGGTGAGAAACAGTTTGCGGGTCCAGAAATTGTGCATCAGACTGCAGAAAAAGTGGCTATCGCACGTAAAAAGCTGAAAgctgctagagatcgacaaaagatgtatgcagatcctCGTTGA
- the LOC139871021 gene encoding uncharacterized protein: protein MQGHKSIQSLEVAPTTEKFSAHIANQPFPEAPVIPLTLGSYDGLLDPDDFLQRFEGTARTHNWGDVVACHMLPIVLQGVAREWFNNLTPRSITGYADLRSRFLLNFHSLRARRRTHVECHDIKQKPKEFLGEVIDRYTKEVAKISDLPESQKRLWRKVPQTFAKAIKEAHDYMRAQEDITQNCGKSHTGRNNDDDHHRDQGKSSESAKRYNNNSSLKGGSYNSNNKYRKFSNNRGGSSYKSRSAHDDNYAIIKDLSKTPKEILATEPICKSFEAPAPLPDYAKKDKTKFCDFHDDFGHETNKCRHLIEKVVA, encoded by the exons ATGCAAGGGCATAAATCAATACAATCTCTAGAGGTGGCTCCCACCACAGAAAAGTTTTCCGCACACATAGCGAATCAACCGTTTCCGGAAGCGCCAGTAATACCATTAACATTAGGAAGTTATGACGGGTTATTGGACCCCGATGACTTCCTACAAAGATTTGAAGGAACTGCAAGAACCCATAATTGGGGAGATGTGGTAGCATGTCATATGTTACCAATTGTGTTGCAAGGAGTTGCACGGGAATGGTTCAACAATCTAACTCCCCGGAGCATAACAGGTTATGCGGACTTAAGATCTCGGTTTCTACTCAACTTTCATAGTCTACGTGCACGCAGAAGGACGCACGTAGAATGTCATGACATCAAACAAAAACCCAAAGAATTTTTGGGTGAGGTTATTGATAGATACACAAAGGAAGTAGCTAAAATATCAGATCTGCCCGAAAGCCAAAAG AGGTTGTGGAGGAAAGTACCGCAAACATTCGCGAAAGCAATAAAAGAAGCGCATGATTATATGCGGGCGCAAGAAGATATAACGCAAAACTGCGGAAAAAGCCATACGGGAAGGAATAACGATGATGATCACCATCGCGATCAGGGTAAAAGCTCCGAATCAGCAAAAAGGTATAACAATAATAGCTCGTTAAAAGGCGGAAGTTACAATAGTAACAACAAATACCGCAAGTTCAGCAATAACAGAGGAGGAAGCAGCTACAAAAGCAGAAGCGCCCACGATGACAATTACGCAATCATAAAAGATCTCAGCAAAACACCAAAGGAAATACTAGCAACTGAGCCAATATGTAAATCCTTTGAAGCTCCAGCGCCGCTACCCGATTACGCGAAGAAAGACAAAACCAAATTTTGCGACTTTCATGATGATTTCGGTCATGAAACTAACAAATGCAGGCATTTAATCGAAAAGGTGGTCGCATAA